GCTTGGTCAGAGCACCACTTGAATGCTTGAAGCAGAACAGGTGAGATCACCAACCCAGTCCTACAAGCTGTTAGTCAGCAGACCCAGCAATCAATTCAATTGCTTTAGGTTTGAAAAACAGATGGTAACAACTAACCACATGAATATAATATACACAAAAATGTGACATTTTACCCCCTTCAACATTGATCAATGCCTAGTTGCCTACCCCTCCCAGATCCATTGAAACTATTCTgttcattttcctttttctcatcCTTCTCTGTATCTAGACCGAAATTTAGGAGAAATATTCAAGCAATGTTTGAGTAACTTACCTTTTAGAATCACATTGAgacttcaaaattcaaattaatcAATCCATTTTGCATCTTTGGATCAATAACTTTGAAACCATTTATTTACGTTATACTTGAAAATCACATCGAGACTTTGAAACCAATAAAAGTTATCCATCGAAAACAACCATTTACGTTATCCATTTTAACAGAGACTAAACTCACCAGAAAGTATAACCTGGGATCTCTCACCCAACCAAAAAGCCAAGTCGCCACCAACCACCCAATTACCCAAACCCAAAACAAGGTCCCATCTTGATCCAAAAGCATAAACCTTTAACCAAAAACACATACTCCCCAAAACTATATAAACCAACCAACCCAACAAGATTAGCCTCCAACatcagaaagaaaacaaaaacagaggaGAGGGAAAAATCAAAGCCAacctctcatcttcttctcttcctcttctcatcTTCACTCACTCCCTCACTCCTCACCCCAAAAAAACATGGCTTCCTCCCTATCCCTCCTCTCCCCCCACGCCCTTATCCTCCGCACCCCCAAAACCCTTAACCTGCGCACCCcctcccaccgccgccccctGTGCATCAAGGCCCGCACCGTCCCCGCCCTCACCCAAGACGACCTCAAGAAGCTCGCCGCCGACAAGGCCGTCGAGTACGTCAAGTCCGGCATGGTCCTCGGCCTCGGCACCGGCTCCACCGCCGCCTTCGTCGTCTCCAAGCTCGGCGAGCTCATCAAATCCGGCGAGTTGACCGACATCGTCGGAGTCCCGACCTCGAAGCGAACCGAGGACCAGGCCAGGAGCCTCGGCATCCCTCTCTCGATCCTCGACGACCACCCGAGAATCGATCTCGCCATCGACGGCGCCGACGAGGTCGACCCCAATCTGGATTTGGTCAAGGGCCGCGGCGGCGCGCTGTTGAGGGAGAAGATGGTGGAGGCGGCGTCGGAGAAGTTCGTGGTGGTCGCCGACGAGACGAAGCTGGTGACGGGGCTGGGAGGGAGCGGGCTGGCAATGCCGGTGGAGGTGGTTCAGTTTTGTTGGAAATATAATCTCATTAGGCTTCAAGAGCTGTTCAAAGAAGAAGGGGTCGAGGCCAAGCTGAGATTGGAGGGTGACAAGCCATATGTGACCGATAATTACAACTACATTGTGGACTTGTATTTCAAGAGTCCTATTAAAGATGGGCCGGCCGCCGGGAAGGAGATTTCGGTGCTGGAAGGAGTGGTGGAACATGGGTTGTTCTTGAACATGGCGACCGCGGTGATCATTGCCGGGAAGGAGGGAGTGGATGTGCAGACCAAGTGATTGGCTTTTTTTTTCGGGGTTTTGGTGGAGGTGAGTGCTGGAACCTCTGATTTGTACTTGTCATATGTTGTGCAACATGTTTATTGGTGTAATGTTAGATATGGATTATTGATAGAGGTTTCGGATTTGGTGCTCTTTGTTTTTTGTAAAGCATCTTGATTTGGATCAGTAGATTAGGGATAATACTAAAGGGAGTGGAATAATATGATATGACTGGAAATGAATTGCGTTCATGCTTTTTAGTATCTTTGCTTAGTACTCTTATTGAGTAACTGTCAGTCTTGGTTGTATCTATCTGTGGAGGAGAGTGAACTCACATGGTTAAAATGATTTTCTTCATCAACAATAGCACGTATGTATCCAGAAGGCTCTGCTTTTCAATTTTGAGCTAGTATTTATGAAATCGCATGTGGTTCCAATTAGTAGGTAATTGAGGGGTTGTTTAGTTGTGCACAGGGAGAATGTTTGGAGAACTAAGAAGTTCTGTTGAAATATTTCTCTGAAAGGAGGTAAAACACAGGTTAAGGAAGCCTTTTCTTCAGTATTTTGAGTCTCATGAATGAAATGCAATTTGCATAGTCATTTGATCTCTTTATTTGGGCACTGTGACCAAGTTGAAAGTGACAATAATCGCTAATGAACACCGGTTCATTGTTGAACAACTTAGGGTTCAGCTGTTCAGTGTTTGCCATACGAGCTGTGTGGCCATATATTTGCAAGGGAATTTATTAAGGTTAGCATATATTGTCTTAGAGAGACATCAGATACCTGTAGAAAATCTAATGAAGGGTCGGTGACATTTTCCGTGAAGTTACTTGAATCTTGTTAGCTAGTATAGTAACTATAGTTTGCTTGAATTCGTCGAGAATAATAGAGGAGGCGAAATGAAAGCCTGtactcataagtcataactaTCTTTCTACAAAGTTTAGTGGTCAATATATATGACAGTCATCAGCGTATGACTGTGTTTTGACTTGTTGATACAAACACAAAATGAAGAACTGGGGAAAGATCAAGGAATGTTACAACAATCAAATTAACCTAGACCTAGTATTTCAAACTCATGTATGATGAAACTGGAACAAATGTACGGCGCAATCTCTTGTATGACAGCATTATCCACCCTATTTCCACAGGATCATACCCACAGACACCATCACTATAGTCACCAGCTGGAATTTTCCTGGCATAAACTCGGTAGCTGGAAAACAAGAATAAACAATTACGCCATCAATATATTGTGATCCCTTTTAAAGTCCATTGCATAAAGATGTTAACTTACAGAGCCTCAAAGTCAATTGTGAGCTCTTAGTATAGcgttgaaattgaaattaattagTAGAATAACTACACCAACAGAGATCAAATTATTCAAATATGGGTGTTTTTTGGATAGTAATCTCACCTTTATTACTGTCATTCCCGTCAGAAGAGGTAGTTGAATTGGTAGTCGAATTCGCAACTGTGATTCCAAGGCGTTCACAGTCGGGTTTAAGTGTGCCTGAACAAGAAGATAGAAAACAGAGCTAGCTCCTATTAGTTTTTCCATCCTTCAGTTActttgtttataattttttttttttcgatgaaaATAGTAGTTTAATTTCTCTTACATTCACTGTAGCATGGGAATACTGTGACGTTGAGAAGATTCGACGCCCCTGAGTTGCATTTACACTCCGGTGTGTACACATAGGTTGAGTTCTTTACGCATGTACCTTCTCCGCAGTAAACCCAGTTGCAAGCTATACACAAAGCACAGAATTCAACAAGTTGGGGGATAAAAGACTGAACCAACAGATATGATGACTGTGGTTGGTTTTATGGTACTTACGGTCAAATGCAGATAAATTGCTTGGAAGTTGTGTGTAATCTGGAACTTTAGGGGGTGCTTGGCAATTGGTGTAGTCCAGGGTACCTGAAAAACCATGAAAAATGGGCAAAGATGAGTAGAAGCTAGCTTTAGAAGCACAAATTTCTACACAAAAGAGCCAAGTACTTACAGTCAGGGATGACACAAGGGAGAAACTTGAGAGTATCGTTTCCTTCGGCGGTTCGCTTCCATCCAGTTTCACACTCACACGTATAGAGTAATGGCGCACTGGAGTTATAATTGCATGTTCCTCTTCCACACTCCACTTCTTTACATATTTCCTCTGTAAATTGAATTTTATTGAACAAGAAGGATAtataagaagaaagaaacacaAGTTTGCATGCATATGTTTCGATTCAGAAGAGGATGAAATTCGGTACTTACTTGCAGCAGTAGGAGATATATCTGGCCAGTCCGCAGCAAAAGTAGCCATAGGTAGTAGTACAAGAACCGTAGCTAAAAAGGCCATGGAGTTGGAGAAAGCCATTCTTTTCAGTTTCACTTTGAGGAACAATCAAAGAGAGTGATTGAATCTGATAGAAACTAAAGAATAAGTGGTGGATGCTGTTTCTGTTGTTGTTTATAATGGTACTTgctcctctatatatataaaggttCGAAAGCTGTTGAATATTTCTTAAACAAAGAATAAGGTTATGTGTAAAAATCAACACGTCTAGGTGGTATAACATAGACTGAAATTTGCGAAGCTTTCTATGGAGAAGCTTCTGCTGCCGGGCTGAGTCTTTAGACTGAAAGAAGCTTCCATGCTTCAATAAAGGTAAACAGGGTGCCGTAGTCACCTGTTCATGTTAAAACTTTCTAAATGAGACttttatttatctatttatttatttatttcagaTATGaataattgtttttatttatttatttccttcaGGGTGTGAATAATTGTTAGATTTTTGGATTTGGGGCTCTTTTTCTTTGTAAAACATCTTGATGATCAATAGCTTAGAAATAGTACTAAAGTTGTAAACTTGAAATGTGGAAGAACCTGAAATAACTAGAAATGAATCACCTTCATGCTTTTGGTATCTTAGCTCATACTTTATGGATATCTATATATGGTGTAGGGTGAAGTACATGATAAGATGATTTTCTCCATCAACTATAGCTCTAAGAGCTCTGCTTTTCCCAGTTTTAAATTTTCAACTCTGAACTAGAATTTTAGAGATTATGTCTATTTCGGATTAGAAGTTGAAGCTTGGGAATTGGGATCTTCTTTACTTATGCAGAATGGGAATGTTTGGAGGggggaaaataaagaaaacagaaGAGAGATCTGTCTCTTGCCCAAGATTAATATAACACACTGAAGAAGAACAAACCAGAAAGAGATACACACACAGCAATATGGCTGAATATAAACTTCACTGCTAAAAGAACAGAACTGGGTACAAAGAAGAGCTGCACAGCACGAGCTGTTGTTCTACAGTTCCTAACCAACTAAAAAACACTTAAAATACTGACTAAAGAAAGTTCTAGACATAAAGCATGCTGAGCATGCTACAACAGCAACATTGGAAGTAATGGAAAAGTAAAAGCATGCTGAGACAACATTGGAGATAACAAAAGGTAAAAGCATGCTGCAATATAAAACTTTTCAGTTTTCCAAAAAGGACTTTAAGCTTAACACTCTCCCTTAAAGTTGTTTTTGGAGATCAGCCCCAGCCTTGCACGAAGAAACTCGAATGGACCTTTGGAGAGAGTCTTTGTAAAGATATCTGCAATATTAAGATCGCTTCTCACCTCCTTGTTGTCAATTGTTCCATCAAGAACCTTCTCTCGAATAAAATGATGCTCAATCTCAATGTGTTTAGTTCTTGTAATACTCCGaaaattcatattattttccgatgaCATTTTGGAATGATTTCGTGGCCATGAGCGAAAGTACGAAGCATAGAAGAGTTGTGAAATTAGTTCGATCGATTTTATTTCGAAAACGTATGTGATTTAGGGgggtctcaaaaagtgactttttatacgtaccgaatttgggaaaatttccttcatgaaatttgtagagctcgtcgatacgatcgcgtgcatatgtggaacacaatattcggagttcgtatgaataagttatgaatatttgaaatttgggaattttctataaatatcaaAAAATCCAGAAATTTTCATTTAAGGACGAAACTTTATTTTTTTGCGTTTTGGTCCctccggtctctctctctctcgaccttCAGACTCGGCGGATTTCGCTCGACCCGACCCAGCCAGAACGGCCACTTCCCGGCATCCTCTGGCCACGACCCGGCCCACTCCGTGATCGCTGCTCCAAGCCCAGCCCCCCTCTGGTGTTGGTTTGCTCCGATGCTGCCCCATAAGCTGGATCAAAGGCACTCCAGCCTtcgccgacccgacccgaccggaaaacacctTTTTCGGCATCCCCTCGGCAGATGCTTCCTATattcgtgatctcctcctcaTGCTGATCATCCCCATGTAAGTCTTTCATCACGATTTTGTGTATAGAACGCTAGATCATGGTTTGACTTTTTCAACGTCCTTGATTCAATCTGGAATCTGATCAGACGGCTAagattaatccaaacttcaaagcttgatctaggacgatctaggcctaACCAGACTTCGCTCCAGATATGAAAGTTGATCACcctttcattttgaagaagtttgtagtcgacgacttttgcatcggaggtggttgacccggCGTTGACCGACGCCATTGACCACCGGTTTGACcgccgcttgtggcggcgcgtccggccttatttttgtgttctgttttcagtttattcatctatgcatccatacgagcgttttgatatattataaggttattttagaaaaagttgataaatagtggatttacgtttttaCGTTTATCTTCGGTTttcgatctgtgaagatcagacgatcggttttacttcaaattttaatatgttga
Above is a genomic segment from Rosa chinensis cultivar Old Blush chromosome 3, RchiOBHm-V2, whole genome shotgun sequence containing:
- the LOC112193572 gene encoding probable ribose-5-phosphate isomerase 3, chloroplastic: MASSLSLLSPHALILRTPKTLNLRTPSHRRPLCIKARTVPALTQDDLKKLAADKAVEYVKSGMVLGLGTGSTAAFVVSKLGELIKSGELTDIVGVPTSKRTEDQARSLGIPLSILDDHPRIDLAIDGADEVDPNLDLVKGRGGALLREKMVEAASEKFVVVADETKLVTGLGGSGLAMPVEVVQFCWKYNLIRLQELFKEEGVEAKLRLEGDKPYVTDNYNYIVDLYFKSPIKDGPAAGKEISVLEGVVEHGLFLNMATAVIIAGKEGVDVQTK
- the LOC112193573 gene encoding uncharacterized protein LOC112193573 — protein: MAFSNSMAFLATVLVLLPMATFAADWPDISPTAAKEICKEVECGRGTCNYNSSAPLLYTCECETGWKRTAEGNDTLKFLPCVIPDCTLDYTNCQAPPKVPDYTQLPSNLSAFDPCNWVYCGEGTCVKNSTYVYTPECKCNSGASNLLNVTVFPCYSECTLKPDCERLGITVANSTTNSTTSSDGNDSNKATEFMPGKFQLVTIVMVSVGMILWK